One genomic region from Lysobacterales bacterium encodes:
- the parE gene encoding DNA topoisomerase IV subunit B, producing MSSRYNAADIEVLSGLDPVKRRPGMYTDTSRPNHLAQEVIDNAVDEALAGHARSIEVTMYADGSCEVADDGRGMPVDIHPEEGIPGVELILTRLHAGGKFSGKNYTFSGGLHGVGVSVVNALSKKVEVTIRRDGNEYRMSFADGDRASPLEIIGTVGKRNTGTKVRFWADPKYFDTPKFSLRALRHLLRAKAVLCPGLKVTLVDEASGEKDVWHYEDGLRDYLKSQLADREYLPPEVFVGALKRETEAVDWALCWAAEGELVQESYVNLIPTAQGGTHVNGLRSGLTEALREFCDFRNLLPRGVKLAPEDVWDRVCCVLSLKLTDPQFSGQTKERLSSRQAAAFVENAVHDAFSLFLNQHVEMGERIAQLAIERASARLKTEKQIVRKKITQGPALPGKLADCSSQDLSRTELFLVEGDSAGGSAKQARDKDFQAILPLRGKILNTWEVESGAVLGSQEVHDLAVAIGCDPGSHDISGLRYGKIIVLADADSDGLHIATLLSALFLQHFPALVAAGHVFVAMPPLFRVDVGKQVFYALDEEEKRLLLDKIEREKIRGQVNVTRFKGLGEMNPSQLRESAVHPDTRRLVQLTVEAPEETRALMDMLLSKKRASDRKAWLETKGDLATIEI from the coding sequence ATGAGCAGCCGCTACAACGCCGCCGATATCGAAGTCCTGTCCGGCCTTGACCCCGTCAAGCGCCGACCGGGCATGTACACCGACACCTCGCGCCCCAACCACCTGGCGCAGGAAGTGATCGACAACGCCGTCGACGAAGCCCTGGCGGGCCACGCCAGGAGCATCGAAGTGACCATGTATGCCGACGGCAGCTGCGAGGTCGCCGACGACGGCCGCGGCATGCCCGTCGACATCCATCCGGAGGAAGGCATTCCCGGCGTCGAGCTGATCCTCACGCGCCTGCACGCGGGCGGCAAGTTCAGTGGCAAGAACTACACCTTCTCGGGCGGCCTGCATGGCGTCGGCGTCAGCGTCGTCAACGCGCTGTCGAAGAAGGTCGAGGTCACCATCCGCCGCGATGGCAACGAGTACCGGATGAGCTTCGCCGACGGCGACCGCGCCAGCCCGCTGGAGATCATCGGCACCGTCGGCAAGCGCAACACCGGCACCAAGGTGCGCTTCTGGGCGGATCCCAAGTACTTCGACACGCCGAAGTTCTCGCTGCGCGCCCTGCGCCATCTGCTGCGGGCCAAGGCTGTGCTGTGCCCGGGCCTCAAGGTCACGCTGGTCGATGAGGCCAGCGGCGAAAAAGACGTCTGGCACTACGAGGACGGCCTCCGCGATTACCTCAAGAGTCAGCTGGCCGACCGCGAGTACCTGCCGCCGGAAGTGTTCGTCGGCGCTCTGAAGCGCGAGACCGAAGCGGTGGATTGGGCCTTGTGCTGGGCCGCTGAAGGCGAGCTGGTGCAGGAAAGCTACGTCAACCTCATTCCGACTGCGCAGGGCGGCACCCACGTCAACGGATTGCGTTCGGGCCTGACCGAAGCGCTGCGCGAGTTCTGCGACTTCCGCAATCTGCTGCCGCGCGGCGTCAAGCTCGCCCCCGAGGACGTCTGGGACCGCGTCTGCTGCGTGCTGAGCCTGAAGCTCACCGACCCGCAGTTCTCGGGCCAGACCAAGGAGCGCCTGTCCTCGCGCCAGGCCGCCGCCTTCGTCGAGAACGCCGTCCACGATGCCTTTTCGCTGTTCTTGAACCAGCACGTCGAGATGGGCGAGCGCATCGCCCAGCTGGCGATCGAGCGCGCGTCCGCACGCCTGAAAACCGAAAAGCAGATCGTCCGCAAGAAGATCACCCAGGGCCCTGCCCTGCCCGGCAAGCTGGCCGATTGCTCCAGCCAGGATCTCTCGCGCACCGAGCTGTTCCTGGTCGAGGGCGACTCTGCCGGCGGCAGCGCCAAGCAGGCCCGCGACAAGGACTTCCAGGCGATCCTGCCTCTGCGCGGCAAGATCCTCAACACCTGGGAAGTCGAAAGCGGCGCGGTGCTGGGCTCGCAGGAAGTGCACGACCTCGCGGTCGCCATCGGCTGCGATCCGGGTAGCCACGACATCAGCGGCCTGCGCTACGGCAAGATCATCGTGCTGGCCGACGCCGACTCCGACGGCCTGCACATCGCGACCCTGCTGTCGGCCCTGTTCCTGCAGCACTTCCCTGCGCTGGTCGCCGCCGGCCATGTGTTCGTGGCGATGCCGCCGCTGTTCCGCGTCGACGTCGGCAAGCAGGTGTTCTACGCGCTCGACGAAGAAGAAAAGCGCCTGCTGCTCGACAAGATCGAGCGCGAGAAGATCCGCGGCCAGGTCAACGTCACCCGCTTCAAGGGCCTCGGCGAAATGAACCCCTCGCAGCTGCGCGAATCGGCCGTGCATCCGGATACGCGTCGCCTGGTCCAGCTGACCGTCGAAGCGCCTGAAGAAACCCGCGCGCTGATGGACATGCTGCTGTCGAAGAAGCGCGCGTCCGACCGCAAGGCCTGGCTGGAGACCAAGGGCGATCTCGCGACCATCGAGATCTGA
- a CDS encoding VOC family protein, with protein sequence MIGYVTLGTNDLDRAAAYYDALFGSIGGKRGMQGPRFISWTAGRGPSVGVIKPFDGQPASPGNGNMTALAVDSRETVNALHAKALELGGTDEGAVGERFPGFYAGYFRDLDGNKLCVFKMG encoded by the coding sequence ATGATCGGCTACGTCACCCTCGGCACCAACGACCTCGACCGCGCTGCCGCCTACTACGACGCATTGTTCGGCAGCATCGGCGGCAAGCGCGGCATGCAGGGCCCGCGCTTCATCTCATGGACAGCGGGGCGCGGCCCATCGGTCGGCGTCATCAAGCCCTTCGACGGCCAGCCGGCCTCGCCGGGTAACGGCAACATGACCGCGCTGGCGGTGGACAGCCGCGAAACCGTGAACGCCCTCCACGCCAAGGCGCTGGAGCTGGGCGGCACCGATGAGGGCGCCGTTGGCGAGCGCTTCCCGGGCTTCTACGCGGGCTACTTCCGCGACCTCGATGGCAACAAGCTCTGCGTGTTCAAGATGGGCTGA